A single Populus nigra chromosome 13, ddPopNigr1.1, whole genome shotgun sequence DNA region contains:
- the LOC133670772 gene encoding uncharacterized protein LOC133670772, producing the protein MEGDNEWEQVQCPTNQLREWEMVALGDNKNNLLADPCIFPPSNHEGLQIPQPPPESQTIPGQPCSSAVCNVKAEKIAGSDSMGPQVERNRIGKLLSSGGFWIASRVHYYVIYRGGFRSIASLTVLVAAVSLFSRFRRWSKWIQEERKNHLILRLKEKDQTISQLSLQIAQMKEMLLSRRKVAVIRVG; encoded by the exons ATGGAAGGTGACAATGAATGGGAACAAGTTCAATGCCCAACAAATCAATTAAGAGAATGGGAAATGGTTGCTCTTGGAGACAACAAGAACAATCTTCTGGCTGACCCCTGTATCTTCCCTCCAAGCAACCATGAAGGCCTTCAAATCCCACAACCACCACCGGAGTCACAAACTATTCCTGGCCAACCATGTTCAAGTGCTGTATGTAATGTGAAAGCTGAGAAAATAGCCGGGTCTGACTCCATGGGGCCACAAGTGGAGCGCAATAGAATTGGGAAGCTTTTGAGTTCCGGGGGATTTTGGATAGCAAGCAGAGTTCATTATTATGTGATTTACAGAGGTGGGTTTCGCTCAATTGCCTCGCTTACTGTATTGGTAGCAGCAGTTTCGCTATTCTCCAGGTTCCGAAGGTGGAGTAAATGGATCCAGGAAGAGAGAAAGAATCATCTCATCCTTCGTCTCAAAGAGAAAGACCAG ACTATTAGCCAGCTCTCGCTCCAAATTGCACAAATGAAAGAAATGTTATTGTCGCGTCGCAAGGTTGCAGTCATCCGAGTTGGTTGA
- the LOC133671430 gene encoding ARF guanine-nucleotide exchange factor GNOM-like produces MGRLKLNTGIKSIEEEPEERDAAVESNRADLLAYSINSEVSAVLAVMRRNVRWGGRYISGDDQLEDSLIQSLKTLRKQIFSWQNPWHTINPALYLQPFLDVIRSDETGAPITGVALLSVYKILTLDVIDQNTVNVEDAMQLVVDAVTSCRFEVTDPSSEEMVLMKILQVLLACMKSKASVMLSNQHVCTIVNTCFRIVHQAGSKSELLQRISRHTMHELVKCIFSHLPDVESAEQTLVNGVTSHKHEIGGLDNDYAFGSKQMENGNGNSELDGQASTVSFGSNASTALVAREENAIGTGGGKDGLPFDLHLMTEPYGVPCMVEIFHFLCSLLNVVEHIGMGPRPNTIAFDEDVPLFALGLINSAIELGGPSICCHPRLLSLIQDELFRNLMQFGLSVSPLILSMVCSIVLNLYHHLRTELKLQLEAFFSCVILRLAQSRYGASYQQQEVAMEALVDFCRQKTFMVEMYANLDCDITCSNVFEELANLLSKSAFPVNCPLSAMHILALDGLIAVIQGMAERIGNGSVSSEQGPVNLEEYTPFWMVKCDNYSDPNHWVPFVRRRKYIKRRLMIGADHFNRDPKKGLEFLQGTHLLPEKLDPQSVACFFRYTAGLDKNLVGDFLGNHDEFCVQVLHEFAWTFDFQDMNLDTALRLFLETFRLPGESQKIQRVLEAFSERYYEQSPQILANKDAALLLSYSLIMLNTDQHNVQVKKKMTEEDFIRNNRHINGGNDLPREFLTELYHSICKNEIRTTPEQGFGYPEMTPSRWTDLMHKSKKTAPFILSDSRAYLDHDMFAIMSGPTIAAISVVFDNAEHEDVYQTCIDGFLAVAKISACHHLEDVLDDLVVSLCKFTTLLNQSSVEEPVLAFGDDAKARMATVTVFTIANRYGDYIRTGWRNILDCILRLHKLGLLPARVASDAADESELAADPVHGKPITNSLSSVHMQSMGTPRRSSGLMGRFSQLLSLDTEEPRSQPTEQQLAAHQRTLQTIQKCHVDSIFTESKFLQAESLLQLARALIWAAGRPQKGNSSPEDEDTAVFCLELLIAITLSNRDRIVLLWQGVYEHIANIVQSTVMPCALVEKAVFGLLRICQRLLPYKENLADELLRSLQLVLKLDARVADAYCEQITQEVTRLVKANATHIRSLMGWRTITSLLSITARHPEASEAGFDALLFIMTDAAHLLPANYVLCVDAARQFSESRVGQAERSVRALELMAGSVNCLARWSHDAKETMGEEESAKLSQDIGEMWLRLVQGLRKVCLDQREEVRNHALLSLQKCLTGVDEINLPHGLWLQCFDLVIFTMLDDLLEIAQGHQKDYRNMEGTLIIAVKLLSKVFLQLLNELAQLTTFCKLWLGVLSRMEKYLKVKVKGKKNENLQETVPELLKNTLLVMKSRGVLVQRSALGGDSLWELTWLHVNNIAPSLQAEVFPDQDREQSHHKLGETGGSLVSDETDSVSSKESVHAEVAGTGG; encoded by the exons ATGGGGAGATTAAAGCTAAACACTGGGATTAAGTCAATTGAGGAAGAGCCTGAGGAGCGTGATGCTGCTGTTGAATCAAATAGGGCTGATTTATTAGCATATTCGATTAATTCTGAAGTCAGTGCCGTGTTGGCGGTCATGAGGAGAAACGTGAGATGGGGGGGTCGGTATATTTCAGGTGATGACCAGCTAGAAGACTCTCTAATTCAATCTTTGAAGACGTTGAGGAAGCAAATCTTCTCATGGCAGAATCCGTGGCATACTATCAACCCTGCTCTTTATCTTCAGCCCTTTTTGGATGTCATTCGGTCCGATGAAACGGGTGCACCAATCACCGGGGTTGCTTTGTTGTCTGTTTACAAGATATTAACTCTTGATGTCATTGATCAAAATACTGTAAATGTTGAAGATGCTATGCAGCTGGTAGTTGATGCTGTGACTAGTTGCCGGTTTGAGGTGACAGATCCTTCATCTGAAGAAATGGTGTTGATGAAGATACTTCAGGTTCTTCTGGCTTGCATGAAGAGTAAGGCATCAGTCATGTTGAGCAATCAACATGTTTGTACCATAGTGAACACTTGTTTTCGTATAGTACATCAAGCAGGCAGTAAAAGCGAGTTGCTGCAGAGGATTTCTCGCCACACTATGCATGAACTTGTCAAGTGCATTTTTTCACACCTTCCAGATGTTGAAAGCGCTGAACAGACATTGGTTAATGGAGTTACTTCTCACAAACATGAG ATTGGTGGGCTGGATAATGATTATGCTTTTGGGAGTAAACAGATGGAGAATGGAAATGGTAATTCAGAATTGGATGGCCAAGCATCCACTGTGAGCTTTGGTTCCAATGCTTCCACAGCTCTGGTGGCAAGGGAAGAAAATGCAATTGGGACTGGTGGTGGAAAGGATGGCCTTCCATTTGATTTGCACCTTATGACAGAACCATATGGAGTGCCTTGCATGGTAGAGATATTTCATTTCTTGTGCTCTTTATTAAATGTTGTTGAGCATATTGGAATGGGTCCCAGACCAAATACTATAGCATTTGATGAAGATGTCCCACTTTTTGCTTTGGGTTTAATTAATTCTGCAATAGAATTGGGCGGCCCTTCTATTTGTTGTCACCCGAGGTTATTGAGCTTGATTCAGGATGAATTATTTCGTAATCTGATGCAATTTGGTTTGTCAGTGAGTCCGCTTATTCTCTCAATGGTCTGTAGTATAGTTCTCAATCTGTATCACCATCTCCGAACTGAACTAAAACTCCAGCTCGAGGCTTTCTTCTCATGTGTGATTTTGAGACTTGCGCAGAGCAGATATGGTGCTTCATACCAGCAGCAAGAGGTTGCCATGGAGGCTCTTGTAGACTTCTGCAGGCAGAAAACCTTTATGGTGGAGATGTATGCCAATTTAGATTGTGACATAACATGCAGTAACGTGTTTGAAGAGCTTGCTAATTTATTGTCAAAGAGTGCTTTTCCAGTGAATTGCCCTTTGTCTGCAATGCACATTCTTGCTCTTGATGGCCTTATTGCTGTTATTCAGGGGATGGCTGAAAGGATAGGCAATGGATCGGTAAGTTCAGAGCAGGGACCAGTGAATCTTGAGGAGTACACCCCGTTCTGGATGGTGAAGTGTGACAACTATAGTGATCCTAATCATTGGGTTCCATTTGTCCGCAGGAGGAAGTACATTAAGAGAAGGTTGATGATCGGAGCTGATCACTTTAATCGTGACCCAAAGAAAGGACTAGAATTTCTCCAAGGAACACATCTCTTACCTGAAAAACTGGACCCTCAAAGTGTGGCTTGCTTTTTCAGGTACACTGCTGGGTTAGATAAGAATCTTGTTGGTGATTTCTTGGGAAATCATGATGAGTTTTGCGTTCAGGTTCTCCATGAATTTGCTTGGACTTTTGATTTCCAAGACATGAATCTTGATACTGCTTTGCGGTTGTTCTTGGAAACTTTTAGACTGCCTGGAGaatcacaaaaaatacaaaGGGTGCTTGAGGCATTTTCTGAGAGATATTATGAGCAATCACCACAGATTCTTGCTAACAAGGATGCAGCTCTTTTGCTGTCTTATTCCCTTATAATGCTCAACACAGATCAGCACAATGTAcaggtgaagaaaaaaatgacggAAGAGGACTTCATCCGGAATAATAGGCACATCAATGGAGGCAATGACTTACCTCGAGAATTTCTTACGGAGCTTTACCATTCAATTTGCAAAAATGAGATCCGCACAACTCCTGAACAAGGATTTGGTTACCCTGAAATGACCCCAAGTCGTTGGACTGATCTAATGCACAAGTCCAAAAAGACTGCTCCGTTCATTTTATCTGATTCCAGAGCCTACCTTGACCATGATATGTTTGCCATAATGTCAGGTCCAACAATCGCTGCTATCTCTGTGGTGTTTGATAATGCAGAACATGAAGATGTTTACCAGACATGTATTGATGGATTCCTGGCTGTTGCTAAAATCTCTGCATGCCATCATCTTGAAGATGTGTTGGATGATCTAGTTGTGTCTCTGTGCAAGTTCACAACCCTCCTGAATCAATCTTCAGTTGAGGAACCGGTGCTAGCCTTTGGTGATGATGCAAAAGCAAGGATGGCAACTGTTACAGTTTTTACCATTGCAAATAGGTATGGTGATTACATTCGCACAGGATGGAGGAATATCCTGGACTGCATCTTACGATTGCACAAACTTGGTCTCCTCCCTGCTCGTGTGGCCAGTGATGCTGCTGATGAGTCAGAGCTTGCTGCTGACCCTGTGCATGGTAAACCTATTACAAATTCTCTGTCATCAGTTCACATGCAATCCATGGGAACTCCAAGGAGATCTTCTGGATTAATGGGCCGATTCAGTCAGCTCTTATCTCTCGACACTGAGGAGCCAAGATCGCAACCCACTGAACAACAACTTGCTGCTCATCAACGCACCCTTCAGACAATCCAAAAGTGCCATGTTGACAGCATATTTACTGAGAGCAAGTTCTTGCAAGCTGAATCGTTATTGCAGCTAGCACGAGCACTCATCTGGGCTGCAGGTCGCCCTCAGAAAGGGAACAGTTCACCAGAGGATGAAGATACTGCTGTTTTCTGCCTTGAATTGCTCATTGCAATTACACTGAGCAACAGGGACAGGATTGTGCTATTGTGGCAGGGTGTTTATGAGCACATAGCTAATATTGTTCAATCAACTGTAATGCCTTGTGCCTTAGTAGAGAAGGCTGTTTTTGGACTCCTCCGGATTTGCCAGCGGCTGCTGCCCTACAAGGAGAACCTGGCTGATGAACTTTTGAGGTCACTGCAACTTGTCTTGAAGCTTGATGCCCGTGTTGCTGATGCATACTGTGAACAAATTACACAGGAAGTGACCCGGCTCGTGAAAGCAAATGCTACACACATCAGATCCCTAATGGGTTGGCGTACGATTACATCCTTGCTTTCCATCACTGCCCGTCATCCAGAAGCTTCTGAAGCAGGATTTGATGCGCTGTTGTTCATTATGACTGATGCAGCTCATTTGTTGCCTGCCAATTATGTTCTCTGTGTTGATGCAGCAAGGCAGTTTTCAGAGTCTCGTGTTGGACAGGCAGAGAGATCTGTGCGAGCACTTGAACTTATGGCAGGTTCTGTTAATTGTTTGGCTAGGTGGTCGCATGATGCAAAGGAAACAATGGGAGAGGAGGAGTCTGCAAAATTATCACAGGATATTGGGGAGATGTGGCTGAGGCTTGTGCAAGGTTTACGGAAAGTTTGTTTGGATCAGAGAGAAGAGGTCAGAAACCATGCTCTTTTATCATTGCAAAAGTGCTTGACAGGAGTGGATGAGATTAACCTTCCACATGGTCTGTGGTTACAATGTTTTGATCTGGTGATCTTTACTATGCTAGATGACTTGCTTGAAATTGCTCAGGGACACCAAAAAGACTACCGGAATATGGAAGGGACACTTATCATTGCTGTAAAACTCCTGTCAAAGGTGTTTTTACAGTTACTTAATGAACTTGCACAGCTGACAACTTTCTGCAAACTATGGCTAGGAGTGCTTAGCCGAATGGAAAAATATCTTAAGGTAAAAGTGAAAGGGAAGAAGAATGAAAATCTCCAGGAAACGGTGCCTGAGCTTCTTAAGAACACTTTACTTGTAATGAAGAGTAGGGGAGTGCTTGTGCAGAGGAGTGCTCTAGGCGGGGATAGCTTGTGGGAACTTACATGGCTGCATGTGAATAACATTGCTCCATCTTTGCAAGCTGAGGTGTTCCCCGACCAAGATCGAGAGCAGTCACATCATAAGCTGGGTGAAACTGGTGGAAGTTTGGTGTCTGATGAAACAGATTCTGTTTCTTCCAAGGAATCAGTGCATGCTGAAGTTGCTGGCACAGGAGGTTAA
- the LOC133671074 gene encoding ARF guanine-nucleotide exchange factor GNOM-like: MGRIKLQSGIKVIEEEPEECGTSESYRATIVCMINAEAGTVLAVMRRNVRWGVHYMSGDDQLEDSLIQSLKTLRKQIFSWQNPWHTINPALYLQPFLDVIRSDETGAPITGVALLSVYKILTLDVIDENTVNVEDAMQSVVDAVTGCRFEVTDPASEEVVLMRILQVLLACMKSKASVMLSNQHVCTVVNTCFRIVHQAGSKSELLQRISRHTMHELIRFIFSHLPDVENTNQALVDGVATVKQESGELGNDYALGSTQMENGNCNSELGGQASSVRFGSDASTGLAAIEENAIGAGRGKDALPFDLHLMTLPYGMPCMVEIFHFLCSLLNVAEHIGKGPRSNTIAFYEDVPLFALGLINSAIELGGPSIHCQPRLLSLIQDELFSNLMQFDLSTSPLILSMVCSIALNLYHHLRTELKLQLEAFFSFVILRLAQSRYGASYQQQEVAMEALVDFCRQKTFMVEMYANLDCDMTCNNVFEDLINLLSKSAIPMDCPLSSMHVLALDGLIAVIQGIVGRIGNGSDGSEPAPVNIDEYTSFWTATCDSYSDPDQWVPFIRRRKHIKRRLMVGADHFNRDPKKGLEFLQGTHLLPEKLNPQSVACFLRYTSGLDKNLIGDFLGSHDEFSIQVLHEFAQTFDFEDMSLDNALRLLLETFRLPGESQKIQRVLEAFSERYYEQSSQVLANKDAALLLSYSLILLNTDRHNAQVKKKMTEEDFIRNNRRINGGNDLPREFLSELYHSICKNEIRTTPEQGFGIPEMTPSRWIDLMHKSKRTAPFILSDSRADLDRDMFAIMSGPTVDAISVVFDHAELEDIYQTCIDGYLAVAKISACHHLVDVLDAVVVSLCKFTTLLNPSSVEESVLAFGDDARAMMATVTVFTIANRYGDYIRTGWRNILDCVLRLYKLGLLPARVASDAAEESELSADPVHGKTISNSLPSVHMQSMETPRRYTGLMGRFSQFLALDIEEPRSQPTEQLAAHQRTLQTIQECHVGSIFTESKFLQAESLWELAQALILAAGHPQKGNSLPEDEDTAVICLELLITITLNNRDRILLLWQGVYEHIANIVQSTVMPCSLVEKAVFGLLRICQRLLPYKENLADELLRSLQLVLKLDARVADAYCEQITQEVGRLVKANAAHIRSLMGWRTITSLLSITARHPDAAEAGFDALFFIMCDGSHLLPANYVLCVDAARQFAESRVGQAERSVCAVDLMGDSVSCLARWSQDAKEAMGEESAKLSEDIGEMWLRLVQGLRKVCLDQREEVRNRSLLSLQKCLTGVDGIKLPHDIWLQCFDLVIFTMLDDLHEIAQGHQYNYRNMEGTLVIAVKLLSKVFLQLLPEIAQLTTFCKLWVGVLSRMEKYLKVKVKGKKNEILQETVPELLKNTLLVMKSWGVLVQRSASGGDSLWELTWVHVNSIAPSLQAEVFPDQGQEQSLHKLDETGYVPSNEPVHAECAAGTGG; encoded by the exons ATGGGGAGAATAAAGCTACAGTCTGGAATTAAGGTGATTGAGGAAGAACCTGAGGAGTGCGGTACTTCCGAATCTTACAGAGCTACTATAGTATGCATGATTAATGCAGAAGCAGGTACTGTGTTGGCAGTGATGAGGAGAAATGTGAGATGGGGGGTTCATTATATGTCAGGTGATGACCAACTAGAAGACTCTCTAATTCAATCTTTGAAGACGTTGAGGAAGCAAATCTTCTCCTGGCAGAATCCATGGCATACCATCAACCCTGCACTTTATCTTCAGCCCTTTTTGGATGTGATTCGATCTGATGAAACAGGTGCACCAATCACTGGGGTTGCTTTGTTGTCTGTTTACAAGATATTAACTCTTGATGTGATTGATGAAAATACTGTAAATGTTGAAGATGCTATGCAATCAGTGGTTGATGCTGTCACTGGTTGCCGGTTTGAGGTGACAGATCCTGCATCAGAAGAAGTGGTATTGATGAGGATACTTCAAGTTCTTCTGGCTTGCATGAAGAGTAAAGCATCAGTCATGTTAAGTAATCAGCATGTTTGTACCGTAGTGAACACTTGTTTTCGTATAGTACATCAAGCAGGCAGTAAAAGTGAGTTGCTGCAGAGGATTTCTCGCCACACTATGCATGAACTTATCAGGTTCATTTTTTCACACCTTCCAGATGTTGAAAACACAAACCAGGCATTGGTAGATGGTGTTGCTACTGTCAAACAGGAG AGTGGGGAGCTGGGTAATGATTATGCTCTTGGGAGTACACAGATGGAGAATGGCAATTGTAATTCAGAATTGGGTGGTCAGGCATCCTCTGTGAGGTTTGGTTCTGATGCTTCCACAGGTCTTGCCGCAATTGAAGAAAATGCAATTGGGGCTGGTAGGGGAAAGGATGCCCTTCCTTTTGATTTGCACCTCATGACATTGCCATATGGAATGCCTTGCATGGTGGAGATATTTCATTTCTTGTGTTCCTTATTAAATGTTGCTGAGCATATTGGAAAAGGTCCCAGATCAAATACTATAGCATTTTATGAAGATGTCCCACTTTTTGCATTGGGCTTAATTAATTCAGCAATAGAATTGGGTGGCCCTTCAATTCACTGTCAACCTAGGCTACTGAGCTTGATTCAGGATGAATTATTTAGTAATCTGATGCAATTTGATTTATCAACGAGTCCACTTATTCTCTCAATGGTCTGTAGTATAGCTCTTAACCTGTATCACCATCTGCGAACTGAACTAAAACTCCAACTCGAGGCTTTCTTCTCTTTCGTAATTTTGAGACTTGCACAGAGCAGATATGGTGCTTCTTACCAGCAGCAAGAGGTTGCCATGGAGGCTCTTGTAGACTTCTGCAGGCAGAAAACCTTTATGGTGGAGATGTATGCCAACTTGGATTGTGACATGACATGCAATAATGTGTTTGAAGACCTTATTAACTTGTTATCAAAGAGTGCCATTCCCATGGACTGTCCTTTGTCTTCCATGCATGTTCTTGCTCTGGATGGCCTTATTGCTGTTATTCAGGGTATAGTTGGAAGGATAGGCAATGGGTCTGATGGTTCAGAACCGGCCCCGGTGAATATTGATGAGTATACTTCCTTCTGGACAGCGACGTGTGACAGCTATAGTGATCCTGACCAATGGGTACCTTTTATCCGCCGGAGGAAGCACATTAAGAGAAGGTTAATGGTCGGAGCTGATCACTTCAATCGTGATCCAAAAAAAGGACTAGAGTTTCTCCAAGGAACACATCTACTGCCGGAAAAACTTAATCCTCAAAGTGTGGCTTGCTTTCTCAGGTACACTTCTGGATTAGATAAGAATCTTATTGGGGATTTCCTGGGAAGTCATGACGAGTTTTCCATTCAGGTTCTTCATGAGTTTGCTCAGACTTTTGATTTTGAAGATATGAGTCTGGATAATGCTTTGCGATTATTGTTGGAAACTTTTAGGCTGCCTGGAGaatcacaaaaaatacaaaGGGTGCTTGAGGCATTTTCTGAGAGATATTATGAGCAATCATCACAGGTTCTAGCTAACAAGGACGCGGCTCTTTTGTTGTCTTATTCTCTTATATTGCTCAACACAGATCGGCATAATGCAcaggtgaagaaaaaaatgacagaAGAGGATTTTATCCGGAATAATAGACGCATCAATGGAGGCAATGACTTACCTCGAGAATTCTTGTCAGAGCTGTACCATTCAATTTGCAAGAATGAGATCCGCACAACTCCAGAACAAGGATTTGGAATCCCTGAAATGACCCCAAGCCGTTGGATTGATCTAATGCATAAGTCCAAAAGGACTGCTCCATTTATTTTATCCGATTCTAGAGCTGACCTTGATCGTGATATGTTTGCTATAATGTCTGGTCCCACAGTTGATGCTATCTCTGTGGTGTTTGATCATGCTGAACTTGAAGATATTTACCAGACATGTATTGATGGATATCTGGCTGTTGCTAAAATCTCTGCATGCCATCATCTTGTAGATGTATTGGATGCTGTAGTTGTGTCTCTGTGCAAATTCACAACCCTCTTGAATCCATCATCAGTCGAGGAATCTGTGCTAGCCTTTGGTGATGATGCAAGAGCAATGATGGCAACTGTCACAGTTTTTACCATTGCAAATAGATATGGTGACTATATCCGCACAGGTTGGAGAAATATTCTGGATTGTGTCCTTAGATTGTACAAACTTGGTCTCCTCCCTGCACGCGTGGCCAGTGATGCTGCTGAGGAATCAGAGCTTTCTGCTGACCCTGTGCATGGTAAAACGATTTCAAATTCTCTGCCTTCAGTACACATGCAATCCATGGAAACTCCAAGAAGATATACTGGCTTAATGGGCCGGTTCAGTCAGTTTTTAGCTCTTGACATTGAGGAGCCAAGATCACAACCCACTGAACAACTTGCTGCTCATCAACGCACCCTTCAGACAATCCAAGAGTGCCATGTTGGCAGCATCTTTACTGAAAGCAAGTTCTTGCAAGCTGAATCATTATGGGAGCTTGCACAAGCACTTATCTTGGCTGCTGGTCACCCTCAGAAAGGGAACAGTTTACCAGAGGATGAAGATACTGCAGTTATTTGCCTGGAGTTGCTCATTACAATTACGCTGAATAACCGGGACAGGATTTTGCTATTGTGGCAGGGTGTTTATGAGCACATAGCTAATATTGTTCAGTCAACTGTAATGCCTTGCTCCTTAGTAGAGAAGGCTGTTTTTGGACTCCTCCGGATTTGCCAGCGGCTGCTGCCCTACAAGGAGAACCTGGCTGATGAACTTTTGAGGTCACTGCAACTTGTCTTGAAGCTTGATGCCCGTGTTGCTGATGCATACTGTGAACAAATTACGCAGGAAGTGGGTCGCCTTGTGAAAGCAAATGCTGCACACATAAGATCTCTAATGGGGTGGCGTACGATTACATCCTTGCTTTCCATCACTGCTCGGCATCCAGATGCTGCTGAAGCAGGATTCGATGCGTTGTTCTTTATCATGTGTGATGGGTCTCATTTGTTACCTGCAAATTATGTTCTCTGTGTTGATGCAGCAAGGCAGTTTGCAGAGTCTCGTGTGGGACAGGCAGAGAGGTCCGTGTGTGCAGTTGATCTTATGGGAGATTCTGTTAGTTGTTTGGCTAGGTGGTCACAAGATGCAAAGGAGGCAATGGGGGAGGAGTCTGCAAAGTTATCAGAGGATATTGGGGAAATGTGGCTGAGGCTTGTGCAGGGTTTACGGAAAGTTTGTTTGGATCAGAGAGAAGAGGTCAGAAACCGTTCTCTTTTATCATTGCAGAAGTGCTTGACAGGAGTGGATGGGATCAAACTTCCACATGATATTTGGTTACAGTGTTTTGATCTGGTCATCTTCACCATGTTAGATGATTTGCATGAAATTGCTCAGGGGCACCAATATAACTATAGAAACATGGAAGGGACACTTGTCATTGCTGTAAAACTcctttcaaaagtgtttttgcaGTTACTCCCTGAAATTGCACAGTTGACAACTTTCTGCAAACTCTGGGTGGGAGTGCTTAGCCGAATGGAAAAATATCTGAAGGTAAAAgtaaaagggaagaaaaatgaaattcttCAGGAAACAGTGCCTGAGCTTCTGAAGAACACCTTGCTGGTAATGAAGAGCTGGGGAGTGCTTGTGCAGAGGAGTGCTTCAGGTGGGGATAGCTTGTGGGAACTTACATGGGTGCATGTGAATAGTATCGCTCCATCTTTGCAAGCTGAGGTGTTCCCTGATCAAGGTCAGGAGCAGTCACTTCATAAGCTGGACGAAACAGGTTACGTTCCATCAAATGAACCAGTGCATGCTGAATGTGCTGCTGGCACTGGAGGTTAA